In Dehalococcoidia bacterium, the sequence TCCGGATTGCCTTCGAAACGCTTGATCGCCAGCGTCTCGCGGTCCACGTAGGCGAGCAGGCCGCAGGCCGCCTCGCAGTTAAAGCAGATCGTGGGCACCAGCGTGTAATGGCGCTCGACGCGGCGCGGCCAGGCGTTGGCGTCCAGCTCGGTCCAGTCGTCCCACTGCTCGCGCGGCGGGTAGGAGACGAGCTGACCGCCGTTCCAGTCCGCCGCTGTGCTGGGTCGCCCCGAGGGAGATGGCGTCTCGCCGGCGGTCTGCGTGCCAGGCTGAGCGCCGAAATCTGGGGAAATCTCTCGTTTCATGCGGAAACTGTAGCACACGCGGGCTGGCAACCCGCCCCGCGCTACCCCAGCACGCCCACCGTCTCGCGGCCGCCGGCGCCGGAGACGGCCTCGCCGCCGACGCCGAGGTAGGTGCGCTGCACCTCGGGATTGCCGCGCAGCTCGTCCGAGCTGCCGGAGAGGATGGCGCGGCCGTTCTCCATCACGTAGGCGTAGTCGGCGATCGAGAGCGCGGCGCGGGCGTTCTGTTCCACCAGCAGCACGGTGGTGCCGGCGTCGCGGCGGATCTCGCTGACCCGGGTCAGGATCTCCGCCGCCAAAAGCGGGCTGAGGCCCAGGCTCGGCTCGTCCAGCAGCAGCAGGCGCGGCGCCACCATCAGCGCGCGGCCGATGGCGAGCATCTGCTGCTCGCCTCCGGAAAGGTAGCCCGCCCGCCCGCGCTGCCGCTCTTTGAGCCGCGGGAAGAGGCGATAGACCGCTTGCTTGCGTTGCTCCAGCGTGCCGCCGTCGCGCACGGTGTGGCCGCCTGCCACCAGGTTTTCGTCCACGGTGAGGTGCGGGAAGACGCGCCGGCCCTCCATCACCTGGAAGATGCCGAGCCGCACGATCGCGGAGGCGTCCTTGCGGTCGATGCGCTGGCCGGCGAACTCGACCGTCCCCT encodes:
- a CDS encoding ABC transporter ATP-binding protein, coding for MLRLDNVQVYYDRSILALRGLSLSVPEGAIVALLGANGAGKSTTLKAISGLLRSEKGEVTEGTVEFAGQRIDRKDASAIVRLGIFQVMEGRRVFPHLTVDENLVAGGHTVRDGGTLEQRKQAVYRLFPRLKERQRGRAGYLSGGEQQMLAIGRALMVAPRLLLLDEPSLGLSPLLAAEILTRVSEIRRDAGTTVLLVEQNARAALSIADYAYVMENGRAILSGSSDELRGNPEVQRTYLGVGGEAVSGAGGRETVGVLG